Proteins co-encoded in one Halococcoides cellulosivorans genomic window:
- a CDS encoding TatD family hydrolase, whose amino-acid sequence MDDLAPILDDHLHLDPNNRGVEAAEAFADAGGSHLLVVNKPSWMLEAVATDEDIFQEVFSTTTALVDRASDRLPGRAWPVLGVHPALISKLDEEGYEPDEAADLMCAGLDIAADYVSSGPALAIKSGRPHYEVDEAVLEASNRVMDHAFELASEVGCAVQLHTEGGEEFTDVAERAEARGLARERVVKHYAGGRLEGPTPSVISHKDDLELAVETGAPFMMETDFLDDPDRPGAVLGPQTVPSRVRWMADNDWTEAIERAHVETPARVYGIDTDATYSRA is encoded by the coding sequence ATGGACGATCTCGCGCCGATCCTCGACGATCACCTGCATCTCGATCCGAACAACCGCGGCGTCGAGGCCGCCGAGGCCTTCGCCGACGCGGGCGGTAGTCACCTCCTGGTCGTCAACAAGCCCTCCTGGATGCTGGAGGCAGTCGCGACCGACGAGGACATCTTCCAGGAGGTGTTCTCGACGACGACCGCGCTGGTCGACCGCGCGAGCGACCGCCTGCCCGGGCGGGCCTGGCCCGTCCTCGGCGTCCACCCCGCGCTGATCTCGAAACTCGACGAGGAGGGGTACGAACCCGACGAGGCCGCCGATCTGATGTGTGCCGGTCTCGACATCGCCGCCGACTACGTGTCGAGTGGCCCCGCACTCGCGATCAAATCGGGTCGCCCCCACTACGAGGTCGACGAGGCGGTGCTGGAAGCCTCGAATCGCGTCATGGACCACGCCTTCGAACTCGCGAGCGAGGTCGGCTGTGCAGTGCAACTCCACACCGAGGGCGGCGAGGAGTTCACCGACGTGGCCGAACGCGCCGAAGCCCGGGGATTGGCCCGCGAGCGTGTCGTGAAACACTATGCGGGCGGCCGGCTGGAAGGGCCCACGCCGAGCGTGATCAGCCACAAAGACGACCTCGAACTCGCCGTCGAGACCGGGGCCCCGTTCATGATGGAGACTGACTTTCTGGACGACCCCGATCGACCCGGTGCGGTGCTCGGCCCACAGACCGTCCCCTCACGTGTGCGGTGGATGGCCGACAACGACTGGACCGAGGCGATCGAACGCGCCCACGTCGAGACGCCCGCCCGTGTCTACGGCATCGACACCGACGCGACGTATTCGCGAGCCTGA
- a CDS encoding response regulator — MSDGIRVLHVDDDPEMTALASEFLVRESDRFEVLTETDARAGLDRLDDECIDCIVSDYDMPGIDGLEFLETVREDSPELPFILFTGKGSEAVASDAISAGVSDYLQKGPGTDKYTLLANRIQNVVDQYRAERALDETRRRFSKLLEHSTDVISILDADGTFRYVSPSSERILGYTPDDLEGTLAFEYAHPDDRQRAIEKFAGAVDDPGARTTVEFRLERSDGRLIHLESRGRNLLDDPDVDGFVVNSRDVTDQRIQCGAEQIEGIVAHDLRNPLRVAQDTLELLDAEAIEDESIERIDRSLREMDGLIEDLLAYARGDSLVTSREVVDVSEIAAAAWETTPTAEATLDRDAAMTVDADEGRLKQLLANLFRNAVEHGSTDATVRVGDDDRSFFVEDDGPGIDAAVRDRIFETGWSDRRDGNGLGLAIVDRIARAHGWTASVTEGSLGGARFEITGVESATNSNHDSHPDRSNRTGDGDGAEDL; from the coding sequence ATGAGTGACGGAATCCGTGTGTTGCACGTCGACGACGACCCCGAGATGACCGCTCTCGCGTCGGAATTCCTGGTCCGCGAGAGCGATCGGTTCGAGGTGCTGACGGAGACGGACGCCCGCGCGGGACTCGACCGGTTGGACGACGAGTGTATCGACTGTATCGTCAGCGACTACGACATGCCCGGCATCGACGGGCTGGAGTTCCTCGAAACCGTGCGGGAGGATTCCCCCGAGTTACCCTTTATCCTCTTCACGGGGAAGGGCTCGGAGGCCGTCGCGAGCGACGCCATCTCGGCCGGCGTGAGCGATTACCTCCAGAAAGGACCGGGGACGGACAAGTACACGCTGCTGGCGAATCGGATTCAGAACGTCGTCGACCAGTACCGCGCCGAACGGGCCCTCGACGAGACGCGCCGCCGATTCAGTAAACTGCTCGAACACTCGACGGACGTGATCTCGATTCTGGACGCCGACGGCACCTTCCGATACGTCTCGCCGTCCTCAGAGCGGATCCTCGGCTACACGCCCGACGACCTGGAAGGGACGCTGGCCTTCGAGTACGCGCATCCGGACGACAGACAGCGCGCCATCGAGAAGTTCGCTGGGGCGGTCGACGACCCCGGGGCGCGAACGACCGTCGAGTTCCGCCTCGAACGTTCAGACGGGCGGCTGATCCACCTCGAATCCCGTGGTCGAAACTTGCTCGACGACCCCGATGTCGACGGATTCGTCGTGAACAGCCGGGACGTCACCGACCAGCGCATCCAGTGTGGGGCCGAGCAGATCGAGGGGATCGTCGCCCACGACCTGCGGAACCCACTCCGCGTGGCCCAGGACACGCTGGAACTGCTCGACGCGGAGGCCATCGAGGACGAATCGATCGAGCGCATCGATCGCTCGCTCCGAGAGATGGACGGCTTGATCGAAGACCTTCTGGCGTACGCGCGCGGTGATTCGCTGGTCACCAGCCGTGAGGTCGTCGACGTCTCCGAGATCGCGGCCGCGGCCTGGGAGACGACCCCTACGGCCGAGGCCACGCTCGATCGAGACGCCGCAATGACTGTCGACGCGGACGAAGGGCGGCTCAAACAACTCCTCGCGAATCTCTTTCGGAACGCCGTCGAACACGGATCGACGGACGCGACCGTCAGGGTCGGTGACGACGACCGGTCGTTTTTCGTCGAAGACGACGGTCCAGGTATCGACGCTGCGGTCCGCGATCGGATCTTCGAGACAGGGTGGTCCGATCGACGCGACGGGAACGGGTTGGGACTCGCGATCGTCGACCGCATCGCTCGCGCCCACGGCTGGACCGCGTCGGTCACCGAGGGCTCGCTTGGCGGTGCGCGATTCGAAATTACCGGTGTCGAATCCGCAACCAACTCAAATCATGACTCCCACCCAGACCGATCGAACCGAACGGGCGACGGTGATGGCGCGGAAGATCTGTGA
- a CDS encoding ABC transporter ATP-binding protein, with translation MDIDAGDDGALDDVRDPVESPMRRLFGTYGRENRWPFIVGVIASVVARLLDLLPPVLLGIAIDATFRQDRPFALGPIPLYRIAPEPPQQVLLSAGIIAGAFLFAAGFHWARNWGWNMFAQRIQHAVRTDTYDRMQDLEMGFFVDRQTGELLSVLSNDVNRLERFLNDGLNSAFRLAVMVVAIAVILFVYNWQLALLTLVVVPLIAAFTYRFVQTIQPKYAAVRSTVGHLNSRIENNLAGIRVIKSATTEPEESARVEDSSGEYLDANWEAIETRIRFFPGLRVLSGVGFVVTFLVGGLWVYSGEGPWILTGTLSEGEFVVFILLSQRFIWPMAQFGQIINMYQRAYASAERIFGLMDYPTRIDEPDDAPPLDVTDGRVSYDGVTFGYDRSDATPLTGGSGTDASAEGDAADGDAAATAGDDSAVEPVLRDVSVSASGGATVGVVGPTGAGKSTLLSLLVRLYDVDRGAITIDGQDVRDVSVRSLRQAVGYVGQDPYLFDGTVRENISYGTPEATDEAIRDAARAAEAHAFVSNLDEGYDTQVGERGVKLSGGQRQRIVLARAILADPPILVLDEATSDVDTETEMLIQRSLNRLTADRTTFVIAHRLSTVRDADQIVVLEDGQIVERGTHDELVATDGLYASLWAVQAGEIDDLPDAFVERARDRRATVEEGDD, from the coding sequence GTGGACATCGACGCCGGCGACGACGGCGCACTCGACGACGTTCGTGACCCCGTCGAGTCGCCCATGCGGCGCCTCTTCGGGACCTACGGTCGGGAGAACCGCTGGCCCTTTATCGTCGGGGTGATCGCGAGTGTCGTCGCGCGCCTGCTGGATCTGCTCCCGCCGGTCTTGCTGGGCATCGCCATCGACGCGACCTTTCGGCAGGATCGACCGTTCGCGCTCGGACCGATCCCCCTCTATCGGATCGCCCCCGAGCCACCCCAGCAGGTCCTGCTCTCGGCGGGCATCATCGCGGGGGCCTTTCTGTTCGCGGCGGGGTTTCACTGGGCGCGCAACTGGGGCTGGAACATGTTCGCCCAGCGCATCCAGCACGCGGTGCGGACCGACACTTACGATCGGATGCAGGACCTCGAGATGGGGTTTTTCGTCGACCGACAGACCGGCGAACTGCTCTCGGTGCTCTCGAACGACGTCAACCGACTGGAACGGTTTCTGAACGACGGCCTCAACTCCGCGTTCCGCCTGGCAGTGATGGTCGTCGCCATCGCCGTCATCCTGTTCGTCTACAACTGGCAACTCGCCCTGTTGACGCTCGTCGTCGTCCCGCTGATCGCCGCGTTTACCTACCGATTCGTCCAGACGATCCAGCCCAAATACGCCGCCGTGCGCTCGACGGTCGGCCACCTCAACTCCCGCATCGAGAACAACCTCGCGGGGATCCGCGTCATCAAGAGCGCGACGACCGAACCCGAGGAGTCGGCCCGCGTCGAGGACTCCTCGGGCGAGTATCTCGACGCCAACTGGGAGGCCATCGAGACGCGCATCCGATTTTTCCCGGGTCTGCGCGTGCTCTCGGGGGTCGGCTTCGTCGTGACCTTCCTCGTCGGTGGCCTGTGGGTGTACTCCGGGGAGGGCCCCTGGATCCTGACGGGAACGCTCTCTGAGGGTGAGTTCGTCGTGTTCATCCTGCTCAGTCAGCGGTTCATCTGGCCGATGGCGCAGTTCGGACAGATCATCAATATGTACCAGCGCGCGTACGCGTCCGCCGAGCGGATATTCGGCCTGATGGACTATCCGACCAGAATCGACGAGCCCGACGACGCGCCCCCGCTCGACGTCACCGACGGACGCGTCAGCTACGATGGCGTCACGTTCGGCTACGATCGGAGCGATGCGACGCCGCTCACCGGCGGGTCGGGGACAGATGCCAGCGCCGAAGGAGACGCGGCCGACGGGGACGCCGCGGCCACGGCTGGCGACGACTCGGCCGTCGAACCAGTCCTGCGTGACGTCTCCGTTTCGGCGTCGGGCGGCGCGACCGTCGGCGTGGTCGGCCCGACCGGCGCGGGCAAGTCGACGCTCCTCTCGCTGTTGGTTCGACTGTACGACGTCGATCGGGGCGCAATCACCATCGATGGCCAGGACGTCCGCGATGTCTCGGTCCGGAGTCTCCGTCAGGCCGTCGGCTACGTCGGCCAGGACCCCTATCTGTTCGACGGTACGGTCCGGGAGAACATTTCGTACGGCACGCCCGAGGCGACCGACGAGGCGATCCGCGACGCCGCGCGGGCCGCCGAGGCGCACGCGTTCGTCTCGAATCTGGACGAGGGTTACGACACCCAGGTCGGGGAGCGCGGCGTCAAACTCTCGGGCGGCCAGCGCCAGCGCATCGTCCTCGCGCGAGCGATCCTCGCGGACCCGCCGATCCTCGTGCTCGACGAGGCGACCAGTGACGTCGACACCGAGACCGAGATGTTGATTCAGCGCTCGCTGAATCGGCTGACCGCCGATCGCACGACGTTCGTCATCGCCCATCGCCTCTCGACGGTCCGGGACGCCGATCAGATCGTCGTCCTCGAAGACGGTCAGATCGTCGAGCGCGGCACTCACGACGAGTTGGTGGCGACCGACGGCCTCTATGCGAGTCTCTGGGCCGTCCAGGCGGGTGAGATCGACGATCTGCCCGACGCGTTCGTCGAGCGTGCTCGCGACCGCCGGGCGACCGTCGAAGAGGGAGACGACTGA
- a CDS encoding metallophosphoesterase, protein MLDPIPDAPAAIWDGPERVLVVADVHAGIEAEHRREGVELPNGSADRRERLVGLIDAHDPDRLVVAGDLGTTIGRPTGAEREEIVALLAAATERVPVTVVPGNHDGDLAAIVESDEGENGLTITPASGAQFGELSVCHGHTWPDGSLLAGETIVLGHEHPRVRLTDTVGGGRTERVWLRGRLDTEPLRDQGYEIATPPRVVVLPAFNDRSGGHPLNVPDRSFLSPLLDAALVDPEAFLLDGTRLGPLDGI, encoded by the coding sequence GTGCTCGATCCGATCCCCGACGCGCCTGCCGCGATCTGGGACGGCCCCGAGCGCGTCCTCGTCGTCGCTGACGTCCACGCCGGGATCGAAGCCGAGCACCGCCGCGAGGGCGTCGAGTTGCCAAACGGCAGTGCAGATCGTCGAGAGCGGTTGGTGGGGCTGATCGACGCCCACGACCCCGACCGCCTCGTCGTCGCGGGCGATCTGGGCACGACGATCGGTCGGCCGACGGGCGCGGAGCGCGAGGAAATCGTCGCGTTGCTCGCAGCCGCGACCGAGCGCGTGCCCGTGACGGTCGTGCCCGGGAACCACGACGGCGATCTGGCGGCGATCGTCGAGAGCGACGAGGGCGAGAATGGTCTCACCATCACACCCGCGAGCGGCGCGCAATTTGGTGAGCTAAGCGTCTGTCACGGCCACACCTGGCCCGACGGATCCCTGCTCGCCGGCGAGACGATCGTCCTCGGGCACGAACACCCGCGGGTTCGCCTGACCGACACCGTCGGTGGCGGACGCACGGAGCGGGTCTGGCTGCGCGGCCGACTCGACACAGAACCGCTGCGCGACCAGGGCTACGAGATCGCGACACCGCCGCGAGTCGTCGTCCTGCCGGCGTTCAACGACCGCTCGGGTGGGCACCCGTTGAACGTCCCCGATCGATCCTTTCTCTCGCCACTGCTGGACGCTGCGCTCGTCGATCCCGAAGCGTTCCTGCTCGACGGGACACGACTCGGGCCGCTCGACGGCATCTGA